One part of the Arabidopsis thaliana chromosome 4, partial sequence genome encodes these proteins:
- the SRF8 gene encoding STRUBBELIG-receptor family 8 (STRUBBELIG-receptor family 8 (SRF8); FUNCTIONS IN: protein serine/threonine kinase activity, protein kinase activity, kinase activity, ATP binding; INVOLVED IN: protein amino acid phosphorylation; LOCATED IN: plasma membrane; EXPRESSED IN: 22 plant structures; EXPRESSED DURING: 13 growth stages; CONTAINS InterPro DOMAIN/s: Serine/threonine-protein kinase domain (InterPro:IPR002290), Leucine-rich repeat-containing N-terminal domain, type 2 (InterPro:IPR013210), Leucine-rich repeat (InterPro:IPR001611), Serine/threonine-protein kinase-like domain (InterPro:IPR017442), Protein kinase-like domain (InterPro:IPR011009), Protein kinase, catalytic domain (InterPro:IPR000719), Tyrosine-protein kinase, catalytic domain (InterPro:IPR020635); BEST Arabidopsis thaliana protein match is: STRUBBELIG-receptor family 6 (TAIR:AT1G53730.1); Has 157986 Blast hits to 122624 proteins in 4302 species: Archae - 115; Bacteria - 15061; Metazoa - 46349; Fungi - 9189; Plants - 68190; Viruses - 340; Other Eukaryotes - 18742 (source: NCBI BLink).) has product MAIGDRAMFTVLLLFIASISGFSVVRCVTDPSDVQALQVLYTSLNSPSQLTNWKNGGGDPCGESWKGITCEGSAVVTIDISDLGVSGTLGYLLSDLKSLRKLDVSGNSIHDTLPYQLPPNLTSLNLARNNLSGNLPYSISAMGSLSYMNVSGNSLTMSIGDIFADHKSLATLDLSHNNFSGDLPSSLSTVSTLSVLYVQNNQLTGSIDVLSGLPLKTLNVANNHFNGSIPKELSSIQTLIYDGNSFDNVPASPQPERPGKKETPSGSKKPKIGSEEKSSDSGKGLSGGVVTGIVFGSLFVAGIIALVLYLCLHKKKRKVRGSTRASQRSLPLSGTPEVQEQRVKSVASVADLKSSPAEKVTVDRVMKNGSISRIRSPITASQYTVSSLQVATNSFSQENIIGEGSLGRVYRAEFPNGKIMAIKKIDNAALSLQEEDNFLEAVSNMSRLRHPNIVPLAGYCTEHGQRLLVYEYVGNGNLDDTLHTNDDRSMNLTWNARVKVALGTAKALEYLHEVCLPSIVHRNFKSANILLDEELNPHLSDSGLAALTPNTERQVSTQVVGSFGYSAPEFALSGIYTVKSDVYTFGVVMLELLTGRKPLDSSRTRAEQSLVRWATPQLHDIDALSKMVDPSLNGMYPAKSLSRFADIIALCIQPEPEFRPPMSEVVQQLVRLVQRASVVKRRSSDDTGFSYRTPEHEHVDISF; this is encoded by the exons ATGGCTATTGGAGATAGAGCTATGTTTACTGTTTTGCTTCTATTCATTGCTTCGATCTCTGGATTCTCTGTTGTTCGTTGTGTTACTGATCCATCTGATG TTCAAGCCCTTCAAGTTTTGTATACTTCACTAAATAGTCCTTCACAGCTAACCAATTGGAaaaatggtggtggtgatCCATGTGGAGAGTCATGGAAAGGGATTACTTGTGAGGGCTCTGCAGTTGTCACTAT AGATATATCGGATTTAGGAGTCTCTGGCACTCTTGGATACTTGCTCTCAGACCTTAAGTCACTCAGAAAATT GGATGTTAGTGGTAACAGCATCCATGATACACTTCCATATCAGTTGCCACCGAATCTCACAAGCCT AAATCTTGCGAGAAACAACCTAAGTGGTAACCTTCCATACTCCATATCCGCCATGGGTTCTCTTTCGTATAT GAATGTAAGTGGTAATTCACTTACAATGTCAATAGGAGATATCTTTGCTGATCATAAGTCACTGGCAACCTT GGACCTTTCTCATAACAACTTCAGTGGCGATCTTCCTAGTTCCTTAAGCACAGTGTCCACACTTTCCGTTCT TTATGTTCAGAACAATCAATTGACAGGTTCCATCGATGTTCTCTCGGGGTTGCCTTTGAAAACTTT AAATGTTGCAAACAATCATTTCAATGGATCCATACCTAAGGAGCTTAGTTCTATTCAGACCTTAAT atATGATGGTAATTCCTTTGATAACGTCCCTGCCTCTCCTCAGCCAGAAAGACCTGGCAAAAAAGAGACACCTTCTGGTTCTAAGAAACCCAAAATTGGTTCTGAAGAGAAATCTTCAGACTCTGGCAAGGGTTTGTCTGGTGGAGTAGTCACTGGTATAGTGTTCGGTTCTCTATTTGTTGCTGGTATTATAGCACTTGTTCTTTACTTGTGCCTTCACAAGAAAAAACGGAAAGTTAGAGGAAGTACAAGAGCTTCCCAAAGAAGTCTTCCGCTTAGTGGAACACCTGAGGTGCAGGAGCAGAGGGTAAAAAGTGTAGCATCCGTTGCAGACTTGAAGTCTTCACCTGCAGAAAAAGTAACGGTTGATCGCGTTATGAAGAACGGCTCTATAAGTAGAATAAGATCTCCTATCACTGCTTCACAATACACTGTTTCCTCTCTGCAAGTTGCAACAAACAGCTTTAGTCAAGAAAACATCATTGGTGAAGGTTCTCTAGGCCGTGTCTATAGAGCAGAGTTCCCCAATGGAAAG ATAATGGCGATTAAGAAGATTGATAATGCAGCACTTTcattacaagaagaagataatttcTTAGAAGCCGTTTCAAATATGTCGCGGTTGAGGCATCCAAACATTGTTCCCTTGGCTGGATACTGCACCGAGCATGGTCAACGTCTTCTAGTGTATGAATATGTAGGAAATGGGAATCTAGATGATACGCTTCACACGAATGATGATAGAAGCATGAATCTGACTTGGAATGCGCGTGTTAAAGTGGCTCTTGGAACTGCCAAGGCTTTAGA gTACTTGCACGAAGTTTGCTTGCCTTCAATTGTCCATAGAAACTTCAAATCAGCGAATATATTGCTAGACGAAGAACTTAATCCTCACCTATCAGACAGTGGTTTAGCTGCTTTGACACCTAACACTGAGAGACAG GTTTCAACTCAAGTGGTAGGTTCATTTGGATACAGCGCTCCAGAGTTTGCACTGTCGGGAATTTACACAGTGAAAAGTGATGTATACACTTTTGGAGTAGTCATGCTTGAGCTCTTAACTGGTCGGAAGCCTCTTGACAg CTCGAGGACGAGAGCAGAGCAATCACTAGTGAGATGGGCAACACCGCAGCTTCACGATATAGATGCTTTGTCTAAAATGGTTGATCCTTCTCTTAATGGCATGTATCCAGCTAAGTCACTGTCTCGTTTTGCGGACATCATTGCTCTCTGTATTCAG CCGGAACCAGAGTTCAGGCCTCCAATGTCAGAGGTGGTGCAACAGCTAGTAAGATTAGTTCAAAGGGCAAGTGTTGTCAAACGAAGATCAAGTGATGACACTGGATTTTCATACAGGACACCTGAACACGAGCACGTCGATATCTCATTCTGA
- the SRF8 gene encoding STRUBBELIG-receptor family 8 (STRUBBELIG-receptor family 8 (SRF8); FUNCTIONS IN: protein kinase activity, kinase activity, ATP binding; INVOLVED IN: protein amino acid phosphorylation; LOCATED IN: plasma membrane; EXPRESSED IN: 22 plant structures; EXPRESSED DURING: 13 growth stages; CONTAINS InterPro DOMAIN/s: Protein kinase, catalytic domain (InterPro:IPR000719), Leucine-rich repeat (InterPro:IPR001611), Serine/threonine-protein kinase-like domain (InterPro:IPR017442), Protein kinase-like domain (InterPro:IPR011009); BEST Arabidopsis thaliana protein match is: STRUBBELIG-receptor family 6 (TAIR:AT1G53730.1); Has 30201 Blast hits to 17322 proteins in 780 species: Archae - 12; Bacteria - 1396; Metazoa - 17338; Fungi - 3422; Plants - 5037; Viruses - 0; Other Eukaryotes - 2996 (source: NCBI BLink).), with the protein MGSLSYMNVSGNSLTMSIGDIFADHKSLATLDLSHNNFSGDLPSSLSTVSTLSVLYVQNNQLTGSIDVLSGLPLKTLNVANNHFNGSIPKELSSIQTLIYDGNSFDNVPASPQPERPGKKETPSGSKKPKIGSEEKSSDSGKGLSGGVVTGIVFGSLFVAGIIALVLYLCLHKKKRKVRGSTRASQRSLPLSGTPEVQEQRVKSVASVADLKSSPAEKVTVDRVMKNGSISRIRSPITASQYTVSSLQVATNSFSQENIIGEGSLGRVYRAEFPNGKIMAIKKIDNAALSLQEEDNFLEAVSNMSRLRHPNIVPLAGYCTEHGQRLLVYEYVGNGNLDDTLHTNDDRSMNLTWNARVKVALGTAKALEYLHEVCLPSIVHRNFKSANILLDEELNPHLSDSGLAALTPNTERQVSTQVVGSFGYSAPEFALSGIYTVKSDVYTFGVVMLELLTGRKPLDSSRTRAEQSLVRWATPQLHDIDALSKMVDPSLNGMYPAKSLSRFADIIALCIQPEPEFRPPMSEVVQQLVRLVQRASVVKRRSSDDTGFSYRTPEHEHVDISF; encoded by the exons ATGGGTTCTCTTTCGTATAT GAATGTAAGTGGTAATTCACTTACAATGTCAATAGGAGATATCTTTGCTGATCATAAGTCACTGGCAACCTT GGACCTTTCTCATAACAACTTCAGTGGCGATCTTCCTAGTTCCTTAAGCACAGTGTCCACACTTTCCGTTCT TTATGTTCAGAACAATCAATTGACAGGTTCCATCGATGTTCTCTCGGGGTTGCCTTTGAAAACTTT AAATGTTGCAAACAATCATTTCAATGGATCCATACCTAAGGAGCTTAGTTCTATTCAGACCTTAAT atATGATGGTAATTCCTTTGATAACGTCCCTGCCTCTCCTCAGCCAGAAAGACCTGGCAAAAAAGAGACACCTTCTGGTTCTAAGAAACCCAAAATTGGTTCTGAAGAGAAATCTTCAGACTCTGGCAAGGGTTTGTCTGGTGGAGTAGTCACTGGTATAGTGTTCGGTTCTCTATTTGTTGCTGGTATTATAGCACTTGTTCTTTACTTGTGCCTTCACAAGAAAAAACGGAAAGTTAGAGGAAGTACAAGAGCTTCCCAAAGAAGTCTTCCGCTTAGTGGAACACCTGAGGTGCAGGAGCAGAGGGTAAAAAGTGTAGCATCCGTTGCAGACTTGAAGTCTTCACCTGCAGAAAAAGTAACGGTTGATCGCGTTATGAAGAACGGCTCTATAAGTAGAATAAGATCTCCTATCACTGCTTCACAATACACTGTTTCCTCTCTGCAAGTTGCAACAAACAGCTTTAGTCAAGAAAACATCATTGGTGAAGGTTCTCTAGGCCGTGTCTATAGAGCAGAGTTCCCCAATGGAAAG ATAATGGCGATTAAGAAGATTGATAATGCAGCACTTTcattacaagaagaagataatttcTTAGAAGCCGTTTCAAATATGTCGCGGTTGAGGCATCCAAACATTGTTCCCTTGGCTGGATACTGCACCGAGCATGGTCAACGTCTTCTAGTGTATGAATATGTAGGAAATGGGAATCTAGATGATACGCTTCACACGAATGATGATAGAAGCATGAATCTGACTTGGAATGCGCGTGTTAAAGTGGCTCTTGGAACTGCCAAGGCTTTAGA gTACTTGCACGAAGTTTGCTTGCCTTCAATTGTCCATAGAAACTTCAAATCAGCGAATATATTGCTAGACGAAGAACTTAATCCTCACCTATCAGACAGTGGTTTAGCTGCTTTGACACCTAACACTGAGAGACAG GTTTCAACTCAAGTGGTAGGTTCATTTGGATACAGCGCTCCAGAGTTTGCACTGTCGGGAATTTACACAGTGAAAAGTGATGTATACACTTTTGGAGTAGTCATGCTTGAGCTCTTAACTGGTCGGAAGCCTCTTGACAg CTCGAGGACGAGAGCAGAGCAATCACTAGTGAGATGGGCAACACCGCAGCTTCACGATATAGATGCTTTGTCTAAAATGGTTGATCCTTCTCTTAATGGCATGTATCCAGCTAAGTCACTGTCTCGTTTTGCGGACATCATTGCTCTCTGTATTCAG CCGGAACCAGAGTTCAGGCCTCCAATGTCAGAGGTGGTGCAACAGCTAGTAAGATTAGTTCAAAGGGCAAGTGTTGTCAAACGAAGATCAAGTGATGACACTGGATTTTCATACAGGACACCTGAACACGAGCACGTCGATATCTCATTCTGA
- the EBS gene encoding PHD finger family protein / bromo-adjacent homology (BAH) domain-containing protein (EARLY BOLTING IN SHORT DAYS (EBS); FUNCTIONS IN: DNA binding, zinc ion binding; INVOLVED IN: positive regulation of flower development, regulation of transcription, DNA-dependent, seed germination; LOCATED IN: cellular_component unknown; EXPRESSED IN: 23 plant structures; EXPRESSED DURING: 13 growth stages; CONTAINS InterPro DOMAIN/s: Zinc finger, PHD-type, conserved site (InterPro:IPR019786), Zinc finger, PHD-type (InterPro:IPR001965), Bromo adjacent homology (BAH) domain (InterPro:IPR001025), Zinc finger, FYVE/PHD-type (InterPro:IPR011011), Zinc finger, PHD-finger (InterPro:IPR019787); BEST Arabidopsis thaliana protein match is: Bromo-adjacent homology (BAH) domain-containing protein (TAIR:AT4G04260.1); Has 35333 Blast hits to 34131 proteins in 2444 species: Archae - 798; Bacteria - 22429; Metazoa - 974; Fungi - 991; Plants - 531; Viruses - 0; Other Eukaryotes - 9610 (source: NCBI BLink).) translates to MAKTRPGVASKIKTGRKELDSYTIKGTNKVVRAGDCVLMRPSDAGKPPYVARVEKIEADARNNVKVHCRWYYRPEESLGGRRQFHGAKELFLSDHFDVQSAHTIEGKCIVHTFKNYTRLENVGAEDYYCRFEYKAATGAFTPDRVAVYCKCEMPYNPDDLMVQCEGCKDWYHPACVGMTIEEAKKLDHFVCAECSSDDDVKKSQNGFTSSPADDVKVETKRRKR, encoded by the exons ATGGCGAAAACTCGACCTGGTGTCGCCTCCAAAATTAAGACGGGAAGGAAGGAGCTGGACTCTTATACCATCAAGGGCACCAACAAAGTTGTGAGAG CGGGAGATTGTGTGTTGATGCGCCCATCAGATGCTGGTAAACCACCATATGTGGCCCGTGTTGAGAAGATTGAAGCTGATGCGAGGAACAATGTGAAGGTGCACTGTCGATGGTATTACCGCCCTGAGGAGTCACTTGGTGGTAGGAGACAATTTCATGGAGCCAAAGAGCTTTTCTTGTCTGACCATTTTGATGTTCAAAGTGCACACACCATTGAGGGAAAATGCATTGTTCACACCTTCAAAAACTACACGAGGCTTGAAAACGTTGGGGCAGAGGATTATTATTGTAGATTCGAGTACAAGGCTGCTACTGGCGCATTTACCCCTGATCGAGTTGCTGT GTACTGCAAATGTGAAATGCCTTACAATCCAGACGATCTCATGGTGCAGTGTGAAGGCTGCAAAGACTG GTATCATCCTGCGTGTGTTGGCATGACgattgaagaagcaaagaagctTGATCACTTTGTATGTGCTGAATGCAGTTCTGATGACGATGTCAAAAAATCGCAGAATGGGTTTACTTCATCTCCAGCTGATGATGTTAAG GTGGAAACGAAGCGCAGAAAAAGGTAA
- the EBS gene encoding PHD finger family protein / bromo-adjacent homology (BAH) domain-containing protein yields MAKTRPGVASKIKTGRKELDSYTIKGTNKVVRAGDCVLMRPSDAGKPPYVARVEKIEADARNNVKVHCRWYYRPEESLGGRRQFHGAKELFLSDHFDVQSAHTIEGKCIVHTFKNYTRLENVGAEDYYCRFEYKAATGAFTPDRVAVYCKCEMPYNPDDLMVQCEGCKDWYHPACVGMTIEEAKKLDHFVCAECSSDDDVKKSQNGFTSSPADDVKVRLSLFSHLLYRCSITYL; encoded by the exons ATGGCGAAAACTCGACCTGGTGTCGCCTCCAAAATTAAGACGGGAAGGAAGGAGCTGGACTCTTATACCATCAAGGGCACCAACAAAGTTGTGAGAG CGGGAGATTGTGTGTTGATGCGCCCATCAGATGCTGGTAAACCACCATATGTGGCCCGTGTTGAGAAGATTGAAGCTGATGCGAGGAACAATGTGAAGGTGCACTGTCGATGGTATTACCGCCCTGAGGAGTCACTTGGTGGTAGGAGACAATTTCATGGAGCCAAAGAGCTTTTCTTGTCTGACCATTTTGATGTTCAAAGTGCACACACCATTGAGGGAAAATGCATTGTTCACACCTTCAAAAACTACACGAGGCTTGAAAACGTTGGGGCAGAGGATTATTATTGTAGATTCGAGTACAAGGCTGCTACTGGCGCATTTACCCCTGATCGAGTTGCTGT GTACTGCAAATGTGAAATGCCTTACAATCCAGACGATCTCATGGTGCAGTGTGAAGGCTGCAAAGACTG GTATCATCCTGCGTGTGTTGGCATGACgattgaagaagcaaagaagctTGATCACTTTGTATGTGCTGAATGCAGTTCTGATGACGATGTCAAAAAATCGCAGAATGGGTTTACTTCATCTCCAGCTGATGATGTTAAGGTCCGTTTGTCTCTCTTTAGTCATCTCCTATATAGATGTTCTATCACTTATTTATAA
- the PUX3 gene encoding UBA/UBX domain protein (plant UBX domain-containing protein 3 (PUX3); INVOLVED IN: biological_process unknown; EXPRESSED IN: 24 plant structures; EXPRESSED DURING: 13 growth stages; CONTAINS InterPro DOMAIN/s: UBX (InterPro:IPR001012), SEP domain (InterPro:IPR012989); BEST Arabidopsis thaliana protein match is: plant UBX domain containing protein 4 (TAIR:AT4G04210.1); Has 30201 Blast hits to 17322 proteins in 780 species: Archae - 12; Bacteria - 1396; Metazoa - 17338; Fungi - 3422; Plants - 5037; Viruses - 0; Other Eukaryotes - 2996 (source: NCBI BLink).): MSSKDKKLSKPTSGRTGGIRTLSDLNRRSEPDSDSDSDGPQEYFTGGEKSGMLVQDPTKEPKHDDVDEIFNQARQLGAVEGPLEHPSSSRSFTGTGRLLSGESVPTALQQPEPVIHNIIFWSNGFTVDDGPLRKLDDPENASFLDSIRKSECPKELEPVDKRAPVHVNLMRRDEKCPEKEKLKVSFQGVGRTLGGASSSTASSQSNLTDVAAVQSPLQSLVVDETLPSTSIQLRLADGTRMVAKFNNHHTVNDIRGFIEFSRPGNPNNYTLQVMGFPPKPLTDPSQTIEQAGLASSVVIQKF; the protein is encoded by the exons ATGTCGTCTAAGGACAAGAAACTATCGAAGCCAACAAGTGGTCGTACTGGTGGTATCCGTACACTTTCCGATCTGAACCGAAGATCAGAACCTGATTCCGATAGTGACTCCGATGGACCTCAAGAATACTTCACCGGTGGCGAAAAAAG TGGTATGCTTGTTCAAGATCCTacaaaagaaccaaaacacgatgatgttgatgagatATTTAATCAAGCAAGACAGCTAGGAGCTGTGGAAGGACCTCTTGAGCATCCTTCGAGTTCTAGAAGCTTTACAGGAACAGGAAGATTGCTTTCTGGAGAAAGTGTGCCAACGGCTCTTCAACAGCCTGAGCCTGTGATTCACAATATTATTTTCTGGTCTAATGGATTCACTGTAGATGATGGACCTTTGAGGAAGTTGGATGATCCAGAGAATGCTTCTTTTCTTGAT AGCATTCGAAAGTCTGAATGTCCGAAAGAGCTTGAGCCTGTTGATAAAAGAGCTCCTGTACATGTTAATCTTATGAGAAGAGATGAGAAGTGCCCT gagaaagaaaagcttAAGGTTTCATTTCAAGGAGTTGGAAGGACTCTAGGTGGTGCAAGCTCATCAACAGCTTCAAGCCAAAGTAACCTAACTGATGTAGCAGCGGTTCAATCACCGTTACAGAGCCTTGTAGTAGATGAAACTCTTCCATCCACATCGATCCAGCTTAGACTCGCGGATGGGACACGCATGGTAGCAAAGTTCAACAACCATCACACGGTTAACGACATTCGTGGTTTCATTGAGTTTTCTCGACCAGGGAATCCAAACAACTATACCCTTCAGGTCATGGGGTTCCCACCAAAGCCACTTACTGACCCTTCTCAGACCATTGAACAAGCCGGTCTAGCAAGTTCTGTAGTCATTCAGAAATTCTAG
- a CDS encoding uncharacterized protein (unknown protein; Has 30201 Blast hits to 17322 proteins in 780 species: Archae - 12; Bacteria - 1396; Metazoa - 17338; Fungi - 3422; Plants - 5037; Viruses - 0; Other Eukaryotes - 2996 (source: NCBI BLink).): MGKSARLRRSQTSSPENVLLGKDSSDDPYRSDSETESNSSSGTESNMSSDSTTSAGVSAMIRVLSDSLLRTELAEMEMIKAREAARLEAEKRRLEMEVDLTQMVLQTHLQAMSSLPVGEHKIYQAQRKRKRSDVEELESSTREKSIALLGLLQLNLIFWNSLT, translated from the exons ATGGGCAAGTCGGCAAGACTTCGCCGGAGCCAGACCTCATCGCCGGAGAATGTCTTGTTGGGTAAAGATAGCTCCGATGATCCTTACAGATCCGACTCAGAGACTGAATCAAACTCGAGCTCCGGGACCGAGTCGAACATGAGCTCTGACTCTACAACTTCGGCAGGAGTGTCGGCGATGATACGAGTCTTGTCTGATTCTCTGCTTCGAACGGAACTCGCGGAGATGGAGATGATCAAGGCTCGTGAAGCAGCGAGGTTGGAAGCTGAGAAGAGAAGGTTGGAAATGGAAGTCGACTTGACTCAGATGGTGCTTCAGACTCATTTGCAAGCGATGTCGTCGTTACCCGTCGGAGAACATAAGATTTATCAGGCacagaggaagaggaagagatcaGACGTTGAAGAACTCGAGTCCTCTACAAG GGAAAAGAGTATAGCTTTGTTGGGATTACTCCAACTTAACCTGATTTTTTGGAACTCATTGAcctga
- a CDS encoding uncharacterized protein (unknown protein; Has 42 Blast hits to 42 proteins in 7 species: Archae - 0; Bacteria - 0; Metazoa - 0; Fungi - 0; Plants - 42; Viruses - 0; Other Eukaryotes - 0 (source: NCBI BLink).) gives MGKSARLRRSQTSSPENVLLGKDSSDDPYRSDSETESNSSSGTESNMSSDSTTSAGVSAMIRVLSDSLLRTELAEMEMIKAREAARLEAEKRRLEMEVDLTQMVLQTHLQAMSSLPVGEHKIYQAQRKRKRSDVEELESSTR, from the coding sequence ATGGGCAAGTCGGCAAGACTTCGCCGGAGCCAGACCTCATCGCCGGAGAATGTCTTGTTGGGTAAAGATAGCTCCGATGATCCTTACAGATCCGACTCAGAGACTGAATCAAACTCGAGCTCCGGGACCGAGTCGAACATGAGCTCTGACTCTACAACTTCGGCAGGAGTGTCGGCGATGATACGAGTCTTGTCTGATTCTCTGCTTCGAACGGAACTCGCGGAGATGGAGATGATCAAGGCTCGTGAAGCAGCGAGGTTGGAAGCTGAGAAGAGAAGGTTGGAAATGGAAGTCGACTTGACTCAGATGGTGCTTCAGACTCATTTGCAAGCGATGTCGTCGTTACCCGTCGGAGAACATAAGATTTATCAGGCacagaggaagaggaagagatcaGACGTTGAAGAACTCGAGTCCTCTACAAGGTAA